DNA from Devosia yakushimensis:
GCGGGGTCGGAGAGATTGGCGGCGACGCCACCCAGGCCCAGCGTCAGGTTCTGCGCGGCAAAGCCAGATGTCTCGAAGCCGCCAATGGTGAGATTGGACGTCCAATCTTCCGAATTGCCGGTGCCGAAATCCACATTGATCTGGGCCGACTGGACCCGGGTGGCGCTGCCGGGGACGGGCAGGGTCACCGGTCCGCCCGCGGGGTCGGCAATCTGGGCGTTGAGCACCAGCTGGCGCAGGAAATTGTCCGGCGTGGTTTCGGCCGAGGCTTCGAGCGCCAGCTGGCCGCCAGTGAGCTTGAGACCGGAAATGGAGAGGCCGCCGGCCGAGCGCACAAGTGCATTGGCGGTGAGCGCGGTTTCAGCGCCGAAGAAGGGCCGATAGGGTTCGGCCATCAGCGTCGAGAGCGGACCACGCAGGTCGGCGGCGATGGCAAAACCCTCGGGCTGCTGGGTGACTGTGGCGACGCCCGAAAGCGCTGTCTGCTGGTTGGCCTGCAGCACCAGTTCGGTGCGCAGATCGGCCACCGGGCCGGAGCCCTTGAGCGACAGGTTCACCGCCGGGCGGTTTTCGATATTGAGCAGGTTGGCGATGACGCCATCGGCGGGCTCGACCAATGCCAGGCCCAGATCGATGGTGTTTTCGGCCTTCTTGTAATCCACGTCGAGATCGAGCGTGCCGCCCGGACCGTCGAGGCGGACGATATCGAGATTGGTAGCGAGATTGCCGCCTTCGAGCGTGAAGGCGCCATTGAGGGAGATTTCCGAACCGAGGCCGAACACGCCCTCGCCGAACGTGACCTTGGGTATGGCCAGTTCCTGCAGGATCACCGCGACCGGGAATTCGGGAATTTGCAGCGAGCCGGCTTCGGGCGGGGGCAGGTCGGCACCCCCCTCGGCGGGCACGGCATTGCGCAGATATTCGATGGAATCGGCCTTGAGCGACTGCACTTCGAGCCGGCCCAGGAAAAGGGCGGCCTGGCTCCAGGTGAGGGTGGCATTGTTAACGCGCAGCCACACGCCCTCGGCGTCGGAAATGGTGATCTCGCGCACCGAGACATTGGAGCCCAATATGCCATCGATATTGGAGAGGCGGATCTGGCGTTCCGGGGTGGAGAGGCGATCCTGCACGAAGCTGGTCAGCCAATCCTTTTGTTCCTCATTATCCATCGTCAGCACATCCTGGGCGACGATGACGGCGGGCACGGCGACGCCGAGCCCGGACAATACGAGCAGGGTAATGGCAACGCGCCGTGGCATGGTGAGGAGCCGGGCCATCAGAAAGACTGCCCTATGCCGACATAGATGGCGTAATCGGGATCGCCCGCGCGCTTGTTGAGCGGCACGGCGACGTCGAGCCGCAGGGGGCCGAGGCCGGTATAGTAGCGCACGCCGACGCCGGCGCCCAAGCGCAGGTCTTCGAGATCGGGGAAGGTATCGGCGGCGACATAGCCGCCATCGAGGAACCCGACCACGCCGATATCGCTGGTCACCTTGGCGCGGGCCTCGAGCGAGCCTTCGAGCAGGTAGCGCCCGCCCGTGACATTGCCCAGCCCGTCATCGACGCCGATGGATTTGAAGGCATAGCCGCGCACCGAGCCGCCACCGCCGCCAAAGAAGAGCTTGTCGGGCGGGATTTCGCTGAGGTCTGGGCCGACCAGTGCCCCGGCCTTGAAGCGGCCGGCCAGCACGAAGGGGTCTTCCTCCCCGAAGCCGAAATAGGTGCGGCCTTCCACCACGATCTGGGCGGCGGGGTTCTCGTAATTGAATTCGTAGAAGGGTTCGAGGTCGGCCTTGAGATACCAGCCGCTGGTGGGATCGACCTTGTTGTCGCGGAAATCGAGCGTGGCGCTGGCATAAACGCCGGCCGTCATGAAATCGCGCGTGCCGAACACATCGTCCTCGAACTGGCTGCGCTCGAACACGGCGCCGCCCTCGAAGGTGATCTGGTCGGAGAAGAAATGGGTCAGCCCCAGCTTGGCATTGGCCGAGGTTTCCATATAGGTCGGATAGATGGTGCGCTCGGCCGAAATGGCGGCGACCAGGTCGGTATCGGGGGTCAGGAAGCCGGGCTTGGTGAAGGTACCGCCGAACATATAGTCGAATTCTTCGGTATCGAGCGGCCAGGCAATGCTGGCAACGCGCGCATCGAGCCGCAGCCGTTCGGCCTGGCCGAAAAGATTGCGCCAGAGGTGGAAGCCTTCGACGCCCAGTCCATCGACGGTGGAATAGGTGGCGCCGATGCCGAAGCGCCGGCCGGCCGATTCCTGGACGATCAGATTATAGGGCAGCAGCCCGTCTGGGCTGATGGACTGCGCCGCTTCCAGCCGCGCGGCCTGGAAGACTTCGAGCCGGTCGAGCCGCTTTTGCGCCAGCGCCAGCTCGTCGGGGTCATACTCCTCGCCCACGGTAAGCCCGGTCTGGCGGCGCACGAATTCGGGGTCCATGCGCTCGGTGCCCGAAACACTCACCTCGCCAAAGGCAGCCTTCATGCCCGGATTGACGGTGATGGTGACATCGACGCTGCTGCTGGCATGGTCGGCCACCACATCGCGGGTGACGACCACGGCCTTGGCATAGCCCTGCTGCCGCCAGGCTTCGAGCGCCAGCTGCTCGGCCCTGAGGATGGTGCTGGACTTGGCGATTTCCCCGCTGCCGAAACCGCGCGAAGAGGGCGGCTCGACATGGTCGAACGGGTCCGATGTCGGGGGCGCCTGGTTGACGATATTGACGCTGTTGAAATGGAACAGCGGACCGGGCGTCACCAGGATCGCGACATCGACCGGCTTGGGCAATTTGGTATCGGGCGGCAGATTGGCGGCTTCGGCGCCGGCAATGCGGATACTGACCGTGCCGCCGTAATAGCCCTCATTGTAGAGCGCGGCGATGATGCGCTTGTAATCGCCCCGCGCCTTGGCGAGCAGGCCCACGGCGCCCGAGGCGGGTTCGCTTTCGTCGGCAATGAGCGCGGAGGCATTGCGCACCGCGTTTTCGGGAGCGCCGGTCTCGGTGACGGAGAGATTGACCTTATAGGGCTGGGGATCGGCGATCACTGCCTCGGCGTCGGCATCGCTCTGGCTTTCGAACAGCTTGATGCCGAAAATTTCGAATGCAGAAGCCGGCGCCACCGCAAGGCCTAGAGAGGTCGCAGCAAGCAAAAGGGCGCTAAAACTCGTTACCAGACGCGCGATATGCAGTGGACCAATTCCCGTCCGTTTACGCTTCTACCAAGAAGGACAGAAGCCGATATTGCCCTCTGGGACCGAAAGATTTGGTTAAACCAGACCCCGTCCCGACCCTCCGACGCTGCACGCGCCCAACAGGCGGTCATTTCGTGGCCAGTTTAGGGCTGCTTGATGACAAGAGACAAGGTTTAGGAAAAATTGTTCTCAATTCCGTGAGCGAACGTGGCCGATGGGCAACGGGTGGAATGGCTCACACCATCGCCTCCCTCGGGCTCGACCCGAGGGCCACTCGCCGCTTGTGCCGGATTGAGAGCGACCCCCGGGTCAAGCCCGGGAAGCGGCGGTAAGCGGCCAAAGGAGCGGATGGAAATGAGTTCTTACGGCCCGCCGGTCTTTGCCGCCTTGGCCTCGTCATACCACCAGATGGACGGGAAGCCGGCGGAATATTCGGGCAGGGTTCCGGGGTGACTGAAACGGTCCCAGCGGGCGGCGCGGGTGTTGCGCAGGCCATAGCTGGGGACGATGTTGTGCTGGGCCAGCAGCACGCGGTCGAGGGCGCGGGTAGCCGCTTCCAGCGTCTCGCGGTCGTCGGCATAGATGATCTTGTCGATCAGGGCATCGATACCGGGATCGGCAATGCCGGCATAGTTCTGCGAGCCCTCCTCGTCCTTGCTGGCCGAGCCGAAGAAGAAGCGCTGCTCATTGCCCGGCGATACGGTCTGCGCCCAGCCCGAATAGATGATGTCGTAATCAAAGCTGCGGACGCGGTTGATATATTGCGGGCTATCGACCGTGCGGATGGTGGCGGCAATGCCGATCTGGTTGAGATTGGTGACGAGATTGGTGGCCACCGGCTCGTTGGTGGGGCCGTTGAGCAGGATTTCAAAGCTGAGCTGAGTGCCATTGGCATCGACCAGGCGATTGCCATCCAGCGTGTAGCCCGCCTCCTGCAACAGACCCAGCGCCGTGCGCAGGTTGGCGCGCAGTTTGGAGGCGTCGCCGCTGACCGGATTGGTATAGGGCTCGGTGAAGACGCGTTGCGGAATCTTGTCGCCCAGCGATTGCAGGATTTCTAGCTCCTCCCCTTGCGGCAGCCCGGAAGAGGCGAGCGGCAGGCCGAAGAAGTAGCTGTTGATGCGTTCGTACTGGCCGTAGAACTGGGTCTTGCTCAGCTCTTCGAAATCGAAGGCATAATTGAGCGCCTCGCGCACCCGCTCGTCCTGGAAGATGGCGCGACGCTGATTGGGGACATAGCCGACCATGTAGCCGTAATTGTTGTAATCCTGCGGGAACAGTTCCTGCACCACGCGGCCTTCCTTGACGGCCGGGAAGTCATAGGCGGTGGCCCAGCGGCGGGCGGTATTTTCCACCCACCAGTCGAATTGGTCGCCCTTGAAGGCTTCGAAGGCCACATTGAGATCGAGGAAATATTCGACGCGATATTCGTCGAAATTATTGGTGCCGACCTGGGTCGGATGGTCCTTGCCCCAGTAATTTTCGACCCGCTTATAGGTGACGGTGCGGCCGGCATCGAAGCTGGCCAGTTCATAGGGGCCCGAGCCCAGGGGCGGCTCCAGCGTCGAGGCGCCGATATCGCGCTTATTGCCCTTGGCGTCGGTTCCTTCCCACCAATGCTGGGGCAGCACCATCAGCTGGCCCAGTATTTTGGGCAGTTCGCGATTGCCGGGCTGGTCGAAGGTGAAGGTGACTTCGCCTGGCGCGGTTTCAGCAACGCCAGTGACATTGTGGTAATATTGGGCGCGGTCGGGATTGAGTTCGACCAGCTTGTTGAACGACCAGATGACGTCGCTCACCGTGATCGGCTCGCCATCGTGCCATTTGGCATCGGGGTTCATGCGGAAGGTGACCGAGGAATAGTCGGCGGGAAATCTCGTCGCTTCGGCCAAGAGGCCATAATCGGTCAACACCTCATCCATGGACGGGGACATGAGGGTTTCGTAGAGCAAGCCGACGCCGCTGGCGACCTGCCCCTTGGGCAGGATGGGATTGAAGGTATCGAAACTCCCCATGGTCCCCATCCGCACCGTGCCGCCCTTGGGGGCGTCGACATTGACATAGTCGAAATGGGTGAAACCCTCGGGATATTTCGGTTCGTTCACGGCCGAGGTGGCGTGCAGCCAGGTGTCGGGTTTGTCTGCCTGGGCCAGGGCCGGCAGGCTTGAGAGCAGCACGAGGCCGGCGGCAAAAACAGAGGTGAGCTTCATCGGGCGGCTCCGGGCATTTTGCAGATTTGTGACGGGAGATTAGGCGGATTGCGGCGGGCGCGACAGAGGGCGCGCATCAAAGATTTGCCACCCCGACGGCCGTGCGGTCGAAAGCGGCCGTTATCAGGGCCTTGGTGTAATCGCTTTGCGGCGCAGCGAAAATCTCGGCGGTGGCGCCCTGCTCGACGACGCGACCATTGCGCATGACGATGATCGTATTGGCGAGGGCCCGGACCACTTTGAGATCGTGGCTGATGAAGAGATAGGTCAGCCCGTGGCGTGTCTGCAATTGGCGCAGCAGGTCGACCATCTGGGCCTGAATGGAGACGTCGAGCGCCGAGGTCGGCTCGTCCAGCACGACAAATTTGGGATTGAGCACCATGGCGCGGGCAATGGCGATGCGCTGGCGCTGGCCGCCGGAAAATTCATGCGGATAGCGCAGGCCGGCATTGGCGGGCAGGCCCACTTCTTCGAGGGCCTTGGCAACACGGGCATCGCGCTCGGCGGCGGAGAGGCGTGGGGCATGGACCTTGAGCCCTTCCCCAATAATCTCGGCCACCGACATGCGCGGGCTGAGCGAACCGAATGGGTCCTGGAACACCACCTGCATATCGGCGCGCAGCGGCCGCATGGCCTTCCAGGAGCGTTCCGAAACCGTATTGCCCAGCACGACAATGCGCCCCTCCGAAGAGATGAGGCGCAAAATGGCATTGCCCAGCGTGGACTTGCCCGAGCCGCTTTCGCCCACAATGCCCAGTGTTTCGCCCTGGCGGATGGCCAGGTCGACCCCATCCACCGCCTTGATATGGCCGACGGTGCGCCGCAACAGGCCGCGCTTGATGGGGAACCAGACCTTGAGATCGCGGGCCTCGACAATGGCGGGGGCGGCCGGATCGGATTTGGGCGGGGCGCCACGCGGCTCGGCCGCGAGCAGGTGTTTGGTATAGCCGTGCTGCGGCGTGTCGAAGACGGCGGCGACCGGGCCGGCTTCGACGATCTCGCCCTTGGTCATGACGCAGACGCGGTCGGCAATGCGGCGTACAATGCCCAGGTCGTGGGTGATGAAGAGCATGGCCATGCCCAGGCGCTGCTGCAATTGCTTGAGCAGGGTGAGAATCTGGGCCTGCACGGTCACATCCAGCGCCGTGGTGGGCTCGTCTGCTACCAGCAGGTCGGGCTCATTTGCCAAAGCCATGGCGATCATCACCCGCTGGCGTTGGCCGCCCGAGAGCTGGTGTGGAAAGGCCTGGAGCCGGCTTTTGGGATCGGGAATGCCGACCGCGTCAAGCAATTCGAGGACGCGGGCGCGGGCTGCGTTGGGCCGCAGGCCCTGGTGGATGGCCAGCACTTCCCCGATCTGGCGCTCGATCGTGTGCACCGGATTAAGGCTCGTCATCGGCTCCTGAAAGATCATCGAGATATCGTTGCCGCGCACCGCCCGCAATTGGGAGGGCTTGGCCGCGACAAGGTTCTGGCCCTTGAAGATGATATTGCCGGAAAGGCTGGCCGTGGGCGGCAGGAGCTTCAGCACCGAAAGAGCGGTGACCGACTTGCCCGATCCGCTTTCCCCCACCAAAGCCAGCGTCTCGCCGGGGGCGATATCGAGGCCGACATTGCGCGCCGCCACAGTGTCGCCGAAGGCGATGGTGAGATCGCGGATGGACAGGAGCGGGGTCATGCCAGCGTCTTCCTGGGATCGAAGGCGTCGCGGACGGCTTCGCCGATGAAGACCAGCAGGGTCATCATGATGGCGATGGTGAAAAAGCCGGTAAGGCCCAGCCAGGGGGCCTGGAGATTGTCCTTGCCCTGCGCCAAGAGGTCCCCCAGCGAAGGCGAACCGGGGGGCAGGCCGAAGCCGAGGAAATCGAGCGAAGTGAGGGTCACAACCGACCCTGAAAGGATGAAGGGCATGAAGGTAAGGGTGGCCACCATGGCATTGGGCAGCAGGTGCCGCCAGATGATGGTGCCGTTGGAGACGCCCAGCGCCCGGGCGGCGGCGATATATTCGAAATTGCGAGCGCGCAGGAATTCGGCGCGGACAATGCCGACCAGCGTGACCCAGGAAAAGAGCAGCAATATACCCAGCAAGACCCAGAAGCTGGGCGTGATGACGCTCGAAATGATCAGCAACAGGTATAGCGCGGGCACGGCGGTCCAGATTTCGATGACGCGCTGGGCGATGAGGTCGATCCAGCCGCCGAAATAGCCCTGCACCGCGCCTGCCGCGACCCCGATGATGGACGAAAAGAGGGTGAGGGTCAGGCCGAACAGAATCGAAATGCGAAAGCCATAGATGAGGCGGGCCAGCACGTCCCGGCCGCGATCGTCGGTGCCCAGCCAGTGGAAATTGCCCCAGTGGCATTCCGGATCGGCCGCCTGCAGCGGGTAGCTGGCGCAATTTTCCGCCTTGCTCATCAGCCAGGCGGGCGCGACGGCGCCGGAATGGGGCAGGAAACCATCGACCGTGGCGTAGCTGAAGCGGATGGGCGGCCAGATGGCCCAGCCATTGGCGGCGATTTCCTCGGCGATGAAATCGTCGCGATATTTGGTGGTGGCGAGAAAGCCGCCGAACTTGGATTCGGGATAGTCGACCAGGGCCGGAACCAGCAATTCACCCTTGTAGGAGACCAGGATGGGCCGGTCATTGGCGATGAATTCGGCGCCCAGGGTAACGACGAACAGCACGAGGAAAATCCACAGCGCCCAGAAGCCGCGGCGATTGGCGCGGAAATTGGCGAGGCGCCGCCGGTTGATGGGCGAGAGCCGCGAACGGACCGGTGCTGCGGGAGCGGCGAGGTCGGTCATAGCTCGCGGCTTTCGAAATCGATGCGCGGATCGACCCACATATAGGCGAGGTCCGAAATGAGCGCGATGACAAGACCGAGCAGGGAGAAGATGTAGAGCGTGGCGAAAACCACCGGATAGTCGCGATTGCCGACCGAGGTGAACCCCAATAGCCCCAGCCCATCCAGCCCGAAAATGGTTTCGATGAGCAGCGAGCCGCCAAAGAAAGCGCCAACGAAAGCGCCGGGAAAGCTGGCGATGATCAGCATCATGGCGTTGCGGAAGACGTGGCGGTAGAGCACCTGGCCATCGGTGAGGCCCTTGGCGCGGGCGGTGATCACATATTGCTTGCCGATCTCGTCGAGAAACGAGTTCTTGGTGAGCAGGGTCGTCGTGGCAAAGGCCCCCAGCGACATGGCGGTGAGCGGCAGCACCAGATGCCAGAAATAATCGAGCGCCTGCCGCCAGAGGGGGAAGCTCGAAAAGCCGGGCGAGGTCAGCCCGCGCAGCGGAAAGATCGACCAGAAACTGCCCCCGGCAAACAGCACGACCAGGGCGATGGCAACGAGAAAGCCGGGCACGGCATAGCCCACGATGATTACCGTCGAGGTCCAGACATCGAAGCGCGAGCCATCGGAAATGGCCTTGCGGATGCCCAGCGGAATGGAAATGCCATAGGCGATCAGCGTCATCCACAGGCCCAGCGAGATGGAGACCGGCATCTTCTCCTTGATGAGGTCGATGACGGAAATGTCGCGGTAATAGCTCTCGCCGAAATCGAAGCGGAGATAGTTCCACAGCATCATGCCGAAGCGTTCGAGGGGGGGCTTGTCGAACCCAAACTGCTTTTCGATGCGCGCCACCAGTTCTGGTGAGAGGCCGCGCGAGCCGCGATAGGCCAAGCCCTGGCCGCCCTGGGGCGGCTCCACCATATCGCCGGCGCCGCCGGTGACGCGTTCGGTCAGCGAGGCGTTCTGGCCGGAAATATTGGCAAGCGCCTGCTCGACCGGGCCGCCGGGTGCGAATTGGGTGATGAGAAAGGAAACCACCATGATGCCGAGCACGGTCGGGATCATCAGGAGCAGGCGGCGGACTATATAGGCGCCCATTGGGTCTCCGCGATATCCGGGCAAAGCTGCCCGGAGCCTTGGTCTTGCAAAACTAGATGCTGGATGGCCCGAACGGGCAAATCACCAAGCGGTGAAGCGATCTAGCGGCTAATGCAACATTTTGGCGACGGCTTGTCCAGCGCGGGGCATGGCCGGGTTATGCGACGCCGCACCACCCACGGCGTCATTCCCGCGCAGGCGGGAATCCATTCTTCTTTGTTCAGTGGCACGAAAGAGTGGATTCCCGCCTGCGCGGGAATGACGTGGTGTTTGTTACCGCGCGAAAGTCCAGCTTTGTATGGCGCGAAGGTCCAGCCTTGCCTCTTGCCTCTTTGCCCGTCAGGATCGATCTGAACCCAAGCCGGAGCGCTGCATGTCGTTTGAGACGATCGTTGAAGTCGAAGACCCTTCCCAGGCCCGCGTGCTGGTGGTGGCGCTCAAGGCGCATGGATTTCACCCGCTCGAAGGCGGGGAGGGCGGTTTGCCGGGTGTGCGCGGCCTGTTCGGGCCCAAGGGGGTGCCGGTGCAGGTGCCAGAGGCGGAAGCCGCCGATGCAACCGTTCTGGCGCTGGATTTGTTAAAGCAAATGCAGGCCGGGGAGGACTAGGACCAAGTCCTTGCGGTAGCGGTGGATTTGTCGGAAAGTCACTGGTGTGCCGGGGGCTGGCGCTCTAAATCGGCCACATTGTTGCGCGCTCGTATGTGGTGGGCGGGCTGTTGAACACAAAAGCTGGTTTGGCTATAAGCCAGCCAAAGCTGTTAACCTTTGTTAAGCCCTAGGGCAGGAGCGAACCGATGATGGTTTGGAAGCGTGGATCGTTCACCGCCGCTGGAGCAGCGGCACTTGCGCTGCTGGTGGCGGGGTGTACCACTGGCGGCTCCAATACGGCGAACCTCAATACGATCGGTGCGCCCCAGCAGCTCCAGCCCGTGCAGAATTCGACTGTGTCGCAGGGAACGCTTCCCGCCATCGGCGCAACGGGCACGCCCGCTCCGGGCCTGTCCGGCCAGCCGGTGCTGGGCGGGGTTCCGGCGCAGACTGCGGCGGTTACGCCCGGCATGACCAATCCCGGCTTTGGCACACCGGGCACGACCCCCGGCGCGCCGGCCGCACCGGGCGGCTCGATCGTTTCGCTCGATCCGCTGGCCCAGCCGGGCGCAAGCGGCATGAGCGCGGGGCCCGAGGGCGCCTGGACCGTGGTGGCCGGCTCGGCCCAGTGCCAGCTCAATCTGCCGCTCACCACCAAGGCCGGCACCAATTATTACCGCGCCTCGGCCCCGGGCTGCAGCGTGCCGCAGCTGGCTTCGGTCGGCGGCTGGCAGCAGGTGGGTAGCCAGCTCCAGCTCTATGATGAGAACGGCAATATCGCCGCGTTCCTCGCCCCCAATGGCGGCCGCTATGTCGGCACCATGGGCGGCGGCCAGCCCATCGCGCTGCAGCGCTGATATTTGGGTCAGGATAGCCTGGCCCAAGGCCGAGCTGATTTAGCGCTTGAGAATTTCGAAAGCCCCGATGTGGTCCCCTCCCCTCGAGGGGAGGGCTAGGGTGGGGGTGTCGCGGCCTCCACATACTCTATGCCGAGGGACAGCTCGACGCCCCTCAATCCCTCCCCTCAAGGGGAGGGAGGCGGATTGTGGCTCTCCGCCGATCAGAAAGCTGAATCCCGATTGACCCCTGTGTCGTCCAAACCCCGAAAAATCGCCACCCTGCAAGGCCCTGTCAGTGCTGCTTACGCAGACTTGGTGGCGCGCGAAGCGCTGGCGGCCGATCCAGCCCAGGTGGAAGCCGCGGCGCTGCTTGATGGCATTGCGGCAGGCCTTGCTGCGGAAAGGCCCAAGGGGTTGCTGGGGCGGCTGTTCGACAAGCCCGAGCCGGTCAAGGGGCTCTATCTCTATGGCGAGGTGGGGCGGGGCAAGACCATGTTGATGGATTTGTTCTTTGCCGCCGTGCCGCTCAAGCAGAAGCGGCGCGTGCATTTCCATGAATTCATGGATGAAATCCATGCCGGGATCGCTGCCTTCCGCAAGTCGCCCAAGAGCAAGAGCGATGATGCCGATCCGGTCGAGGCAGTGGTCAAGCCGATCGTCAAATCGGGGCTGCGGTTGCTGTGCCTCGATGAATTTCATGTGCATGACATTACCAATGCCATGCTGCTCTACAGGCTCTTCGACAAGCTCTTTGCCAATGGCGTGACGCTGGTGGCCACGTCCAATGTGGTGCCGGACGAGCTCTACAAGGATGGGCTCAACCGGCAATTGTTCCTGCCCTTTATCGATCTGCTGAAGCGCCAGGTGACGGTGGCGGCGCTGCCGGCAGCGCGCGATTACCGGCGGCTCAAATTTGCCGGCCAGCATGTCTATGCCTTCGGCACGGGGCCGGAGGTCAAGGCGGCGATGGATCAGCTCTGGCTGCGCATCACCGGCGGCGTCGTGGGCGAGCCGGGCGTGGTTGAAAGCATCGGCCGGGAAATCGCCGTGCCGCTGATGGCCATGGGCGCGGCGCGGTTCGGCTTTGCCGATCTGTGTGAAAAGCCGCTGGGTTCGCGCGATTTCGTGCGGATTGCCCATCAGTTCGAT
Protein-coding regions in this window:
- a CDS encoding autotransporter assembly complex protein TamA, which produces MAPASAFEIFGIKLFESQSDADAEAVIADPQPYKVNLSVTETGAPENAVRNASALIADESEPASGAVGLLAKARGDYKRIIAALYNEGYYGGTVSIRIAGAEAANLPPDTKLPKPVDVAILVTPGPLFHFNSVNIVNQAPPTSDPFDHVEPPSSRGFGSGEIAKSSTILRAEQLALEAWRQQGYAKAVVVTRDVVADHASSSVDVTITVNPGMKAAFGEVSVSGTERMDPEFVRRQTGLTVGEEYDPDELALAQKRLDRLEVFQAARLEAAQSISPDGLLPYNLIVQESAGRRFGIGATYSTVDGLGVEGFHLWRNLFGQAERLRLDARVASIAWPLDTEEFDYMFGGTFTKPGFLTPDTDLVAAISAERTIYPTYMETSANAKLGLTHFFSDQITFEGGAVFERSQFEDDVFGTRDFMTAGVYASATLDFRDNKVDPTSGWYLKADLEPFYEFNYENPAAQIVVEGRTYFGFGEEDPFVLAGRFKAGALVGPDLSEIPPDKLFFGGGGGSVRGYAFKSIGVDDGLGNVTGGRYLLEGSLEARAKVTSDIGVVGFLDGGYVAADTFPDLEDLRLGAGVGVRYYTGLGPLRLDVAVPLNKRAGDPDYAIYVGIGQSF
- a CDS encoding extracellular solute-binding protein, which gives rise to MKLTSVFAAGLVLLSSLPALAQADKPDTWLHATSAVNEPKYPEGFTHFDYVNVDAPKGGTVRMGTMGSFDTFNPILPKGQVASGVGLLYETLMSPSMDEVLTDYGLLAEATRFPADYSSVTFRMNPDAKWHDGEPITVSDVIWSFNKLVELNPDRAQYYHNVTGVAETAPGEVTFTFDQPGNRELPKILGQLMVLPQHWWEGTDAKGNKRDIGASTLEPPLGSGPYELASFDAGRTVTYKRVENYWGKDHPTQVGTNNFDEYRVEYFLDLNVAFEAFKGDQFDWWVENTARRWATAYDFPAVKEGRVVQELFPQDYNNYGYMVGYVPNQRRAIFQDERVREALNYAFDFEELSKTQFYGQYERINSYFFGLPLASSGLPQGEELEILQSLGDKIPQRVFTEPYTNPVSGDASKLRANLRTALGLLQEAGYTLDGNRLVDANGTQLSFEILLNGPTNEPVATNLVTNLNQIGIAATIRTVDSPQYINRVRSFDYDIIYSGWAQTVSPGNEQRFFFGSASKDEEGSQNYAGIADPGIDALIDKIIYADDRETLEAATRALDRVLLAQHNIVPSYGLRNTRAARWDRFSHPGTLPEYSAGFPSIWWYDEAKAAKTGGP
- a CDS encoding ABC transporter ATP-binding protein codes for the protein MTPLLSIRDLTIAFGDTVAARNVGLDIAPGETLALVGESGSGKSVTALSVLKLLPPTASLSGNIIFKGQNLVAAKPSQLRAVRGNDISMIFQEPMTSLNPVHTIERQIGEVLAIHQGLRPNAARARVLELLDAVGIPDPKSRLQAFPHQLSGGQRQRVMIAMALANEPDLLVADEPTTALDVTVQAQILTLLKQLQQRLGMAMLFITHDLGIVRRIADRVCVMTKGEIVEAGPVAAVFDTPQHGYTKHLLAAEPRGAPPKSDPAAPAIVEARDLKVWFPIKRGLLRRTVGHIKAVDGVDLAIRQGETLGIVGESGSGKSTLGNAILRLISSEGRIVVLGNTVSERSWKAMRPLRADMQVVFQDPFGSLSPRMSVAEIIGEGLKVHAPRLSAAERDARVAKALEEVGLPANAGLRYPHEFSGGQRQRIAIARAMVLNPKFVVLDEPTSALDVSIQAQMVDLLRQLQTRHGLTYLFISHDLKVVRALANTIIVMRNGRVVEQGATAEIFAAPQSDYTKALITAAFDRTAVGVANL
- a CDS encoding ABC transporter permease → MTDLAAPAAPVRSRLSPINRRRLANFRANRRGFWALWIFLVLFVVTLGAEFIANDRPILVSYKGELLVPALVDYPESKFGGFLATTKYRDDFIAEEIAANGWAIWPPIRFSYATVDGFLPHSGAVAPAWLMSKAENCASYPLQAADPECHWGNFHWLGTDDRGRDVLARLIYGFRISILFGLTLTLFSSIIGVAAGAVQGYFGGWIDLIAQRVIEIWTAVPALYLLLIISSVITPSFWVLLGILLLFSWVTLVGIVRAEFLRARNFEYIAAARALGVSNGTIIWRHLLPNAMVATLTFMPFILSGSVVTLTSLDFLGFGLPPGSPSLGDLLAQGKDNLQAPWLGLTGFFTIAIMMTLLVFIGEAVRDAFDPRKTLA
- a CDS encoding microcin C ABC transporter permease YejB, whose protein sequence is MGAYIVRRLLLMIPTVLGIMVVSFLITQFAPGGPVEQALANISGQNASLTERVTGGAGDMVEPPQGGQGLAYRGSRGLSPELVARIEKQFGFDKPPLERFGMMLWNYLRFDFGESYYRDISVIDLIKEKMPVSISLGLWMTLIAYGISIPLGIRKAISDGSRFDVWTSTVIIVGYAVPGFLVAIALVVLFAGGSFWSIFPLRGLTSPGFSSFPLWRQALDYFWHLVLPLTAMSLGAFATTTLLTKNSFLDEIGKQYVITARAKGLTDGQVLYRHVFRNAMMLIIASFPGAFVGAFFGGSLLIETIFGLDGLGLLGFTSVGNRDYPVVFATLYIFSLLGLVIALISDLAYMWVDPRIDFESREL
- a CDS encoding AprI/Inh family metalloprotease inhibitor, which gives rise to MMVWKRGSFTAAGAAALALLVAGCTTGGSNTANLNTIGAPQQLQPVQNSTVSQGTLPAIGATGTPAPGLSGQPVLGGVPAQTAAVTPGMTNPGFGTPGTTPGAPAAPGGSIVSLDPLAQPGASGMSAGPEGAWTVVAGSAQCQLNLPLTTKAGTNYYRASAPGCSVPQLASVGGWQQVGSQLQLYDENGNIAAFLAPNGGRYVGTMGGGQPIALQR
- the zapE gene encoding cell division protein ZapE, producing the protein MSSKPRKIATLQGPVSAAYADLVAREALAADPAQVEAAALLDGIAAGLAAERPKGLLGRLFDKPEPVKGLYLYGEVGRGKTMLMDLFFAAVPLKQKRRVHFHEFMDEIHAGIAAFRKSPKSKSDDADPVEAVVKPIVKSGLRLLCLDEFHVHDITNAMLLYRLFDKLFANGVTLVATSNVVPDELYKDGLNRQLFLPFIDLLKRQVTVAALPAARDYRRLKFAGQHVYAFGTGPEVKAAMDQLWLRITGGVVGEPGVVESIGREIAVPLMAMGAARFGFADLCEKPLGSRDFVRIAHQFDSIIIDGVPQMDRLKSNAAKRFILLIDNLYDRGVKLGASFDVPLEQLGKDDKTAFEFQRTVSRLDEMQSEEYLGKALRDTVPVG